One genomic window of Nicotiana sylvestris chromosome 10, ASM39365v2, whole genome shotgun sequence includes the following:
- the LOC138879456 gene encoding uncharacterized protein, translating into MTPYEALYGRRCQSPVGWFEPGEARLLGTNFVHDALDKVKIIHDRLRTTQSRQKSYADYRVRDIAFMFGQRVLLHVSPMKGVMRFGKEGKLSPRYIGPFEILQIVGEVAYKLALPLSLSAVHLVFHVSMLWKYHGDPSHVLDFSFVQLDKDLTYEEEPMAILARQVRQLKSKSYPSVRVQLRGQPVKILESVPTVVISVLGLDSCGDLREE; encoded by the exons ATgactccctatgaggcattatacggTAGGCGGTGCCagtcaccagttggatggttcgagccgggggaggctcgattattgggtacaaaTTTTGTAcatgatgccttggataaggtcaagattattcatgatagacttcgcacaactcagtccaggcagaagagttatgctgactaTAGAGTTCGTGATATTGCATTCATGTTCGGACAGAGAGTATTGCTCCAtgtatcacccatgaagggtgtaatgaggtttggaaaggagggaaagttgagccctaggtacatcggaccttttgagattcttcaaaTAGTGGGtgaggtggcatacaagctcgcaTTGCCACTTAGTTTGTCAGCAGTTCAtctggtattccatgtgtccatgctctggAAGTACcacggtgatccgtctcatgtgctAGATTTCAGctttgtccagttggacaaggatttgacttacgaggaggagccgatggctattctcgcccgacaggttcgtcagttgaagtcaaagagttatccttcagttcgagtgcagtTGAGAGGTCAGCCCGTCAAG attttggagtctgTCCCAACGGTGGTTATTAGCGTGCTCGGATTGGACAGttgtggagacttgag GGAGGAGTGA